GAGCACACCTACCCCTTCTGCTGGCGTTGCAGTACCCCCTTGCTGTACTACGCCCGTTCCACCTGGTACATCCGCACCACGGATTTCAAGGACCGCCTGGTGGCCCTCAACGAGGAGATCAACTGGGTGCCCGCCCACATCAAGCACGGGCGCTTCGGCAACTGGTTGGAGAACAACATCGACTGGGCCCTGGGCCGTGAACGCTATTGGGGTACGCCGTTGCCCATCTGGGAATGCCAGCATTGCGGCCATAGGGAGGCCGTCGGCTCTGTGGCCGAACTTTCCGAAAAGGTGGGCCGCGACCTAAGCGGCATGGATCTGCACCGCCCTTATGTGGATGAGGTAACTTACACCTGCTCCGAGTGCGGGGGCGTGATGAAGCGCGTGCCCGAACTCATCGATGTCTGGTTCGATTCCGGGTCCATGCCTGTGGCCCAGTGGCACTATCCCTTCGAGAACCAGGAGACCTTCCAGAAGCAGTTCCCTGCCGACTTTATCTGTGAGGCCGTGGATCAGACCCGGGGCTGGTTCTACTCCCTGCACGCCATCAGCACCCTGCTTTTCGACAGCGTGGCCTTCAAGAATGTGGTGTGTTTGGGGTTGATTCTGGATGAGAAAGGCCAGAAGATGTCCAAATCCCGGGGGAATGTGGTGAACCCTTGGGATGTGCTCAACGTCCACGGGGCGGATGCGCTGCGATGGTATTTGTACACCGCTGGTCCGCCGGGAGACAACCGCCGGTTTTCGGTCAACCTGGTGGGGGAGGTGGTGCAGAATTTCCTGCTCACCCTGTGGAATGTGTACGCCTTCTTCGTCACTTACGCCAATCTGGACGGCTGGCAGCCTGACCCCAACCGGCAGCCTGCCTACAGCGATCTGGACCGCTGGCTGCGATCCTACCTTCACACCCTGGTGCGCGATGTGACCCAGGCGCTGGAGTCCTACGACGCCCTGGGCGCGACGCGGCCCATCGAGACCTTTGTGGAGCGGTTGTCCAACTGGTACCTGCGGCGCTCGCGCCGGCGCTTTTGGCGCGGGGCCAGCGGCGACGACGAGGACAAGTATGCGGCCTACGCCACCCTGTATGAAGCCCTGGTGACGCTGAGCCACCTGATCGCGCCCTCCATGCCTTTCCTGGCCGAGGAACTTTACCAGAACCTGGTGCGCTCGGTGAATCCGGAAGCGGCCGAGTCGGTGCATCTGGCCACCTGGCCGGAGGTGGACGAAGAGGCCATTGATGAGGCGCTGAACCGTGAGATGGAACTGGTGATGAGGTTGGCCTCTCTGGGCCACGCGGCCCGCGCCCAGGCGGGGATCAAAGTGCGCCAGCCCCTGCCGGCCGTGGCCTTTGCCGTGGGGCGGGCCGGCGAGGGTGAGGTGGTACGGAAATACGCCGACCTGCTGGCCGACGAACTCAATGTGAAGGAAGTGCGCCTGCTGGGCTCCGCTGGCGAAGCCCTTACCTACAGCCTGAAGCCGTTGCCCAAGCAGTTAGGGCAGAAGTACAAGTCCCTGTTCCCTAAGATTCGGCAGGCCATTCTGGCGCTGGAGGCCTCCGAGGCGTCGCAGCGGCTGCTGGCTGGTCAATCCATCCAGGTGACGGTGGACGGCACCACGTACGATATCCTGCCCGAAGAGGTCGAGGTGATCATGGAGGCCAGGACCGGCATGGCCGTGGCCTCGGAGGGGGCCTATCTGGCGGCGCTGGACACCACCATCACGCCGGAACTGCGGCGCGAGGGCCTGGCCCGCGAGTTCGTGCGCCGGGTGCAGAACCTGCGCAAGGAGGCCGGGCTGGAAGTGGCCGACCGCATCCGGCTGACCTATCAGGCCACGCCTGACCTGGCCGAGGCGGTCGAAGCCTTCCGGGAGTACATCATGGGCGAGGTTCTGGCCGTGGAGATGCAGGCCGCTGAGCCGCCTACGGAAGTCGCCCGCGCCGAGGCCGCCTTTGACGGCGAAAAGGTGACGCTGGGCATCGTGAAAGCGTAGCGGCGTGGCAAGCGTGAGCCGAAAAAAGGCCTGACAGGTTACCTGTCAGGCCTTTTTGGTTGGGTTGGGGCCGCCGTGTGGGGCGGTGTGATGGAAATGGGCCAACGCTGTGCATCCAGGGGGGCTTTTCCACCGGAGAAGGAGGGCGGGGGGCGTCAGGCCTTGGGCCGACCCGACTTGCCGTTGTGCGTCGCCACAATCTCAGCCAGAATGCCCAGGGTGATTTCCTCCGGCGCAGCGCCCAGGTCGAAGCCCACCGGCCCGTGAATGCGGGCCAGGTCCTCCTCGCTGAGCCCTTCCTCGCGCAGCGCTTTGCGCCGCGCCGCCTGGGTGCGGCGGGAGCCCAGCAGGCCCACATAACCCACCGGGCTGCGTAGCGCCGTGGCCAGGGCCGGCACATCGATTTTCGGGTCGTGGGCCAGGGCGACCACCGCGTCGCTGGGCCGCAGGGCATCGGCGGGGAGGGCGTCCTGGGGCCAGGCCACGACGACCTCGTCGGCCATGGGGAAGCGTTCCGCGGTGGTGAAGGCGCGGCGGGGGTCCACCACGCGCACGCGGTAGCCCACCGTCTTGGCTCAGCGGGCCAGGATTTGCCCTAAGTGCACCGCGCCGACGATGGTCAGCGTGGGGGGCGGGGCGCAAACCTGCACGAAGCACTCGCCCACCGGCGTGGAGCGACGCTCGGCCAGCGGGCCGGGGAAGGCGCCTTCCAACGCCGGGGCCAGGTCTGCGCGGCCCTTCTGACGGCCATCCGGCCAGGCCAGCAGGTGGCCTTCACCGCTCAGGTGGGCCACCCAGGCCACGGTCTCGCCGCGGGCGAGGGCGTCCAGCAAGGCGCGGTGCATGGCGGTGAGAGGTTCGATGTACACGCTCATCTCCCCGTCGCAGGCCAGGCCCACCTCCCAGCCCTCCTCGTCCACCACGCGAAAGGTGACCTGCTTGGGCGCGTTGGTTTGCAGCACCTCCTGGGCTTCCTGGAAGACCACACCTTCCACGCATCCCCCGCTGACCGAGCCGGCCATCTTGCCCGAAGCGGTCACGGCCATCCAGGCGCCGACGGGGCGCGGGGTGGGGCGCTGGGCGTGCACCACCACCGCCACGGCGATGGGCTCTTCTTGTTCCAGCCAGGTTTGGACCTCGGAAAGGATTTCTTTCATACACAGGTAACTCCTTGGTGGAGGTAGGGAAAGTATACCGCAGGGAAGGCTTTTACGGCTTTGGCTCTGTCTCCCGGCGCCTCTCCAGAAGCGGGAGCCAGGGTTGGCCCTGCGCACCGTCACTTCACCAGCCTGGGACGATGGGGTAAAATAAGCCCCATGAGCGCCCTTGCTGAGGAGTTTCCCTACTATCCGGTGAGTGCAGCCAGTGATGAGGACGAGGGGGTAGTGCGCCCCACACGGGTGATGATCGACCTGAATGCCCTGGCGGACAACTTCCAGGCCATCCGTCAACGAGTGGCTCCGTCTAAGGTGATGCCCATCCTCAAGGCCAACGCTTACGGCCACGGCCTGGTGCCTGTGGCCCGCCTGATGGAGCGTCTGGGAGCGGATTACTTAGGGGTGGCCGTGCTGGAAGAGGGAATTCTATTGCGGAAAATGGGGATCCGGACCCCGATCCTGGTGCTGGGCGGCATTTGGGGCAGTCAGGTTCCCCTTTTTCTCAAATACGACCTAACGCTCGCGGCGTCCTCGATCGAGAAATTACAGCAGATTGATCAGGCGGCTGAGGCCCTAGGCACGGTGGCGCGTGTCCACTTGAAAATTGATACCGGTATGGAGCGCATCGGCGTGCATTTCTACAGTGCTGAGGCCTTTCTCGAAGCCTCGCTGAAATGCCGCCATGTCCAGGTGGAGGGCATCTTTTCCCACTTTGCTAATGCGGATGCTGCGGATTTGACCTCGTCCCGGCTGCAATTGGAGCGGTTTCAAGAGGTGTTGCGCTTCTATGAGAAGCGCAGCCTGCCTTTGCCCATGTGTCACATGGCCAATTCGGCGGCCATTCTACGGTTGCCGGAGGCCTATTTTGATTTGGTGCGCCCTGGCATATTGCTTTACGGAGTGTATCCCTCCCCCGAAGTGCCGCGCACCGTGGCCGTCCGCCCGGCATTGACCTGGGTCTCTCGGGTGGTGTATTTCAAAGTGACCAAGCCGGGCCATCCGGTGAGTTACGGCTGGACCTGGAAGCCGCAGCGGATGACCCGCATCGTCACCGTCCCGGTCGGATATGGTGATGGCTACTTCCGTGCCATGTCCAACAAGGCTCAGGTGCTTATCCGCGGGAAGCGTTACCCCCAGGTGGGACGGATCTGCATGGATCAAATGATGGTGGATATCGGTTGGGAGAGCGCCTACAACGGCGATGAAGTAGTGCTGATCGGCTGTCAGGGCGAGGAGTGCATCACCGTGGAGGACCTGGCTGCCTGGGCTGACACGATTCCGTATGAAATCCTGACCAACATCAACACCCGGGTGCCGCGCATTTATATCGGCGATGGTGTGGGCGAGGCTGAGGGCCGATGAAACACTGGATGTCCTGGGTGGTATGGGGCGTGGGGCTTTTGCTGACCGCTTGTGGGTGGACTATGCCCGCTGCCCCTGCTCTCGAAGGGACGGCCACCTGGACCCCCCTGGCCCCTGCTGCGCCTACGGCCACGGTGCTGTCCTCGACCACCGCACCTCAGCACACGCGCCTGCCCTCGCCGACAGCCCGGCCTGATGGGAGGGACTTGGCGTCCCCTTCGCCTGCCGCGAGCCCTTTGGCCCCCACGGTCACTGCTTTTGTGCCCCCGACGGGGACGGCGACGGCCCCGCCCTCGCCCACATTCACCCCCACATCTGCCGGGCTGCCAGGCGCCACGCCGTGGCCTTCCCCCCAGGCGACGGCCACTGCCCCGCCTCCCACGCGAGAGATGCTCCCCTCGCCCACGCTGGAACCGCCCTCGGCCACGCCTGTTCCTCCGACGGTGGCGGTTTCTCCGACCGTGACGGCTACGCCTGCGCCGCCCAGCGCGACGCCCACTGCCACGATGGCCCTGCCCACACCTTCGGCGACCGCCCCGTTGGCCTCGTGTGCAGTCGACGGCAACGCGACTTACGAAGCCCAACTGTTGGCGTTGATCAACCAGGAGCGACAGGCTCAAGGTTTGTCTCCCCTGGCCATGGAGCCTCACCTTCAAGAGGCCGCGCGTGCTCATAGCGAAGACATGGCCTGCAACGGTTTCTTTGCCCACACCGGCTCGGACGGTTCCACGTTCGCCGATCGGGTGTTGCATTTTGGTTATGCCTTTTCCTATGTTGGCGAGAACATTTACGCGGGAAGTGGGCCGTACAACAGCCCGGAAGCGGTGTTCAACGCCTGGCTGAACAGCCCGCCCCATCGGGAGAACATGCTCAACCCCAACTTTATCCATGTGGGTATTGGTTATTGCTACGCCCCGGAAAGCCCCTACGGCAGTTACTGGACGGCCGATTTTGGCCGACCGTAGCGCGGTCGTATTCCCGATTATGGAGCCCCCTCATGCGTCAATGGTGGAAAACAGGGAGTGTGTTGCTGCTCGCCGCTTTGGTCGTGGCTGTGGACCAGTACGCCAAAGCGTGGATTCGCCAGGCCTTGCCTTATGGTGCGGTGTGGTCGGCGCCCTGGGCCGAAACCCTGCCCTGGCTGCGCATCGTGCACTGGAGCAACCCCGGCGCGGCCTTTGGTTTGTTTCAGCAAGCCGGGCCGCTGTTCACGGCGCTGGCTGTGGTGGTGGTGCTGGCCATGCTGTTCCATCTTCCCCAGATGCAACGCGAACCCTGGCTGATGCGTCTTGGCCTGGGGTTGGTGTTGGGCGGCGCCCTGGGCAATCTGGTGGATCGGCTGACCCAGGGTGTGGTCACGGATTTCATCGCGGTGGGCGCTTTTCCGGTGTTCAACCTGGCCGACGCTTCCATCACCGTAGGGGCTGTGGCCATCCTGCTGGCGGGCTGGGCCTCCGGTCAAGATGCGGAAGCCGGGCAGGAGACCCTGACGGAAGAACCGGAGGAAAAGGTGCCCCATGAGTGAGCAGGAAGTGAAGCGGTTTCGGTTCACCGGAGACACGCCTCAGCGACTGGATAAGTTTTTGGTGACCTGCTTTCCCAACCAGTCGCGCTCTCGCCTCCAGATGTGGATCAAGGAAGGGCTGGTGTTGGTCAATGGGCGCCCGGCAGGCAAAGCCGGGCAGATGCTGGAGGGAGGCGAGGAGGTTGAGGTGCACGTCCCGCCGGTGCGGCCTACCGAGGTGGTGCCCGAGCCCATCCCGCTGGACATCCTCTTCGAGAACCGCGATGTCCTAGTGGTGAACAAGCCCGCTGGGATGGTCGTCCACCCGGGACCGGGCAACGAGCGCGGCACGTTGGTCAACGCCGTGCTGGCCTATGTGCCGGATTTGCAGGGGGTGGGCGGAATGCTCCGCCCTGGCATCGTCCATCGGTTGGACAAGGACACTTCCGGGGTGATCATTGTGGCCAAAAACGACCGGGCCCACCGCTTTTTGCAGCAGCAGTTCAAGGAGCGCGCCACAGAGAAAGTGTACCTAGCTCTGGTGGACGGCGCACCGCCCACGCCGAAGGGCCGTATCGAGGCCCCCATCGGCCGCGACACCACCCACCGCCAGCGGATGAAAGTGGTGCCGCCGGGCAAAGGCCGCGAAGCGGTCACGATTTACCACACGGTGGAGCGCCTGCCGGCGCACACCTTGTTGGAAGTGCATCCGCTCACCGGGCGAACCCATCAGATCCGGGTGCATCTGGCCTTTTTGGGGTGTCCGGTGGTGGGCGATACGGTGTATGGACGCCGCAAGCCCACGCTGAGCCTGGGGCGTCACTTTTTGCACGCCTATCGCCTGACCATCACCCTGCCTGGGGAACAAGTATCGCGTACCTTCGAGGCCCCCTTGCCGCCCGAGTTGGAGGCGGCCCTGGAAGAGGCGCGCCAGAAGTAACAGGATGGCTGTCAAGCGCGGTCGCTCAAACGCTCACCGCTCAGGGCGTGGTGCCCCAGGCGAGGTCGGATCAGGAAAGCCGAAGGAGGAACGATGGACTGGATCGATTTGCGCTCGGATACCGTAACCTGGCCCACTCCGGCCATGCGTGAGGCCATGGCGCGCGCGGCCGTAGGAGACGATGTGTACGGCGAGGACCCGACGATCCATCGCCTGGAAGCGCGGGCCGCTGAGTTGACGGGTAAAGAGGCCTGCCTGTTTGTGGCTTCGGGCACCATGGGCAACCTGGTCGCGGTGTTCACCCATTGTCAGCGGGGAGATGAGGTGATTTTGGGCGACAAGGCCCACATGTTTGTCAACGAAGGTGGCGGTATGGCGGCGCTGGGGGGCGTGCATCCCCATCCGGTGCCTAACCGCGCCGACGGCGGCCTGGATATGGACGCGGTGCAGGCCGCCTTGCGCGATCCGCACAACCCTCATCACCCCCGCTCGCGTCTGGTGACCCTGGAGAACACCCACAATATTTGCGGCGGTGTGGCCGTGCCCCTGGAACACATGCGTGAGGTGGCCGACTGGGCGTACGCCCACGGCCTGTCCGTCCATCTGGACGGCGCGCGGCTGTTCAACGCGGCCCTGGCTTTGGGCGTCCCAGCGCGCGAGGTGTGCGCTCCTGTGGATTCGGTGATGTTTTGCCTGAGCAAAGGGCTGAGCGCACCGGTGGGGTCGCTGCTCTGCGGTTCGGCGGCCTTCATCGCCGAGGCCCGCCGCTGGCGCAAGATGGTGGGCGGCGGGATGCGCCAGGTTGGCGTGCTGGCGGCAGCGGGTTTGGTGGCCCTGGAGGAAATCCTCCCCCGGTTGGCCGAGGACCATCGCCGGGCGCGACAACTGGCTCAGGGGTTGCAGCAAATCCCGGGCGTGTCTCTGGATTTTGGGCTGCCCCAGACCAACATGGTCTATTTCTCCCTCACCGAGGAGGTGCCCTGGGATGCCGCTGAGGTGGCGCGCCGTTTGGAGGCCCGGCGGATCAAAGTCGATGTGGAAGGCCCCCGCCGGTTTCGCCTGGTGACCCACTACTGGATTGACGATCAGGCGGTCGAAACCGTGATGCAGGCCTTCCAAGAGGTGTTGGGAACCCGGCCCTGAGCGCCCGCTCTAACGGAAATCTTATACCCCTCCGGTAAAATCAAGGCGCTGGTGTGTGTCGCCTTGCGAGTGTTGGTGTGTTCAGGTGCACAGGGAGGGGACGATGCAAGAGTATATTTTTGAGGTCAACGAAGCCGATTTTGACACGCATGTGCTGGAACGCTCCACGCGACTTCCGGTGATCGTGATTTTCACCGCGCCCTGGTGTACCCCCTGCGAGGTCTTGAACCCCATGCTGGAGCGCCTGGTGCAGGATGCGGAGGGGGCGCTGGCGCTGGCCAGGGTCAATGTGGACGAAAATCCGCGCCTCGCGGCGCGCTTTGAGGTGAAGACATTGCCCCTGGTGCGGGTGTTCGTCAACCGTCAGGTGGTGGCCGGCTTTGCGGGGACGCCCACGGAGGCGCAATTACGGCAGTTTGTGCGCCGTTTGGCCCCCAATCAGGGTAACCTGCAACGCGAGCGCGGCTTGTCCCTGGTGCGAAGGGGGCAATGGGCCGAGGCGGAAGCCGCCCTGCGTGCCGTCCTGGCCGAGCGGGCAGACGACCCCGCGGCCCGGCTGGGCCTGGTGAAGGCCTTGCTGGCCCAGGGGCGTGCCGAGGAGGCGCTGGACTGGCTGACCAACTTTCCCCCCAGCAAGGAGTACAGCGAGGCCCAGATGCTCCGCCCGCTGGCCGAGGCGCTGGCCGAGGCGTTTCGGGACGCCGATTTGAGCCCCAAGGAGAGTGATGACCTTTTGGAGGCCATCTACCGGCGGGCCTTGCGCCTGGTGGCGGCGGGGAATTTGCCTGCGGCCATGGACGGTTTGCTGGAAGTGCTGCGCCGGGACAAGCGCTACCGCCGGGGCGAAGCCCATCAGGTGGCGTTGGCCGTGTTGGCGCTCATGGACCCCGACGCTCCGGAGACGCGTCAGTATCGTCAGGAATTGGCGATGGTCTTGTTCTAAGCGGTTCTGGCCCCTCTGCCCGCGCTTGACGCCATGCCGTAAAGAGTATACAATCCATTTCGCGCGGCCTTTGCCTGATATCACCGCGGTGTTCCCTGAGTAAAGCGAGCAGCCGAAGAGCCTTCACCCCTTGCTGCGGGGCCAAGATGCCGCTGCGGGCCGCCGTTAAGGGTAGTCTGCGCCTCGGTTTCTTGACATATTTTTCTGGAGGGTATGGTGATGGAGCGCAAAGAGCGGAAAACCGTGATTGGTGCGGCGTTGGGGGAGTGCGTGCATGTGGCCGGTGTAATGCGCTTTCTGCGCTTGGCTGAGCAGGCCGGCTGGCGCACCGTGTTCCTCGGCCCGGCTACCCCCATCGAAAAAGTGCTCGAAGCCGCCCGCCGGGAAAAAGCCGACCTGGTAGGCGTTTCTTACCGCCTCACCCCTGAAACCGGCGAGCGCCTGCTCGCCGAGTTCGCCGAGGCCGCCGACGACCTGCGCGTCCAGGGCGTGCGCTTCGTCTTCGGCGGCACGCCCCCCGTGGCCGAACGCGCCCGGAAGCTGGGTTTCTTCGATATGGTCTTCGACGGCACCGAGTCCCCCGACCAAGTGCTGGCCTACCTCAAGGGTGCCGACCCCACCCACTTCACCGAGCAGGACTTCCCCCAAGCCACGGTGGAGCGCATTCGCTGGAAGGCGCCCTATCCCCTCATCCGTCACCACTTCGGCCTGCCCAGCCTGGAGGCCACCGAGGCGGGCATCGCCCGCATCGCTGAAGCGGGTGTGCTCGATGTGATTTCCCTGGGCACCGACCAGGACGCCCAGGAGAACTTCTTCCACCCCGAACGGCAGGACCCGCGCCGACGCGGCGCCGGGGGCGTGCCTGTGCGCTCGCCGGAGGACTTCCGCCGCCTCTACCGGGCCAGCCGACGGGGGAACTTCCCCCTCATGCGCACTTACACCGGCACCGACGACTTCATCAAACTGGCCGAGATGTATGTTGAAACCATCCACATCGCCTGGGCGGCCATCCCCCTCTTTTGGTTCAATCGCATGGATGGCCGCGGCCCCTGGGACCTGGAAGGCTCCATCCGCGAGCATCAGAAACTCATGGCCTGGTACGGCGAGCGCGACATCCCTGTGGAGGTCAACGAACCCCACCACTGGGGGATGCGCGATGCGCCCGATGTGATCTTCGTGGTGGCTGCCTACCTCTCCGCCTACAACGTGAAGGCCATGGGCGTGCAGGACTACATCGCCCAACTCATGTTCAACAGCCCCGCTGACCTCTCGGACAAAATGGACCTGGCCAAGATGCTGGCCGTGCTGGAGGTGATCGCGCCCCTGGCCGACGCGGACTTCCGCATCTACCGCCAGACGCGCACCGGTTTGCTCAGTTACCCGGTGGACGCGGATTACGCCCGCGCCCACCTGGCGGCCAGCGTGTACCTGCAGCTGGCCCTCAAGCCGCACATCGTCCATGTGGTGGGCTACACCGAGGCCGAACACGCCGCCACGGCCGAGGAGGTCATCGAATCCTGCAAGCTGGCCCGCCGGGCCATCGAGAACGCCTTGCGCGGCCAGCCGGATATGACACGCGACCCCGAAGTGCAGGCCCGCAAGGAAGAACTCATCGCCGAGGCCCAGGTCACCCTGGAGGCCATCCGCAACCTGGCCGCGCCGGGGGTGGACGACCCGCTCACCGACCCGACCACCCTGACCAAGGCGGTGACCACCGGCATGCTCGACGCACCACAGTTGCAGAACAACCCTTACGGACGCGGGCAAATCGTCACCCGCATCGATGAGCGGGGCGCCTGCGTGACAGTGGACCCTGAGACGGGGAAACCGCTGAATGAACGGGAGCGGCTGACCCGCCTGGGGGTGCTCTGAACCCAGGGGGAGGGCGTGCCCCCGGTGTCCGGCCCGACCTGGACCCGAGGGAGGTCCGGCCCTTAGTAGCCCGGTGCCATCCCGGTAGGATATCCTCTATCCTGCATACAAGGAGGTCTGCGATAACCCGACAACCCGCGGCAACCATCCCGGAATAGGGCTATCTCTTGCAGGAGCCGCCTTATCCTCAGGCGCCCGGCGGCACCCGGCTGGATATTGCCCTGTTGGGCCAGCCTTCCGGGCGCCACTTCGACCCCTACAAAGCCGAATTTCCGGTGGTGATGACCTATCCCTGGGAGGGTCGTCCCCGGCATCAGGTGGTGGCGGGGGCGTGCGCGTATGGAACCACAGGGACGAGGAGGTGAGTTGGTTTACCTTCGACGGCACGTGGAACTGGAGCATCACCCGGCTACACCCTGGTCCGGTTGACCTCGCCGGCGCCCATCCTGGAGGTGGGCCCGGAGGATGAGAGGGTGCTCCTGCTGGCTCAGGAGGCCGAGGAATTGCTGGCCCAACGCAAGGCGGCTCATTTGGAGGACCACCTGGAGTGGCTGGCCCAACGACTGGCCCAGGCCGACCTGTGGGTGCTGTACTGCGCCGTGTTGCAGGCGCTGGCGGCCAAATTCGCCCGCCTGCCCAAAGAGCCGGTGGAGGAGTGCTTCCTGGCCTTCCGGCATCGGCAGATGCAACACCTGCGGGAGGCGGAGCGCTGCCCGCATCCCCTCCCCCCGCTGGAAGACCTGCTGTAACTTGCCTCCCCCTGCGCCATCCGCACGCCAATCGCACATCACTCCCTGCGGAGGTGCCTCATGAACGCTTTGCGCATCGCCATCGTGTACACCATCACCGAGCCCAAGGTGAATGGGGCGGCGGTTGAAGCAGGTGGCCCCCGAAGCCGATGCCACCCTGCACGCCATCGGTCAGGCGCTGCGGGAGGGCGGTCACGAGGTGCTCTTCATGCCCTCCGGGTTGGACCTCCCCCAACGCCTGGCCGTGGAGTTCGTGGACCTGGTCTTCAACCTGTCCACCGGCGTCGGAGGCGGCAGCCGTCAGACCCTGGTTCCGGCCATGCTGGAAGCCATGGGAGTTGCCTTTACTGGCTCCATAGTGTGGCGCGCGCCCTGACGCTGGACAAGGCCCGCACCAAGGCCGTGATGGCCTACCATGGTGTTCCCACATTACCCTTCCAGGTGATGGTCACCGGTGAGGAGCCGCTCGACCCGGCTATGGGCTTCCTGGCCCTCGTCAAGCCCTTGCGTGAAGGCTCGAGCATTGGCATTGACGCCGGGCCATCGTGTGGGACGATGGCGGCGCTGCAGGACCGCGTGTGCTGGGTGCGGGCGACTTTGAACGAACCGGCGCTGGTGGAGCGCTACATCACCGGCCGTGAGTTCACCGTGGGTGTGGTGGGCAACGGAGCGCGCCTCGAGGTGCTGCCCATCCTGGAGCGGGTCTTCGTCGGCGAGGGGCCGGCCTTCGAGCCCGTGCCGGAGCACGCCGACTGGATCGGCTCGGAGTGCCCTGCCCGCCTGGACGAGGCCACCGCAGCGCGTCTGGCTGACCTTTCGCGGCGGGCCTTTCAGGCCCTGGGGTGCGCCGATTACGCCCGCCTGGACTGGATGCTGGACGGCGAGACCGGCGAAGTGGTTCTGTTGG
This Anaerolineae bacterium DNA region includes the following protein-coding sequences:
- a CDS encoding cobalamin B12-binding domain-containing protein, encoding MERKERKTVIGAALGECVHVAGVMRFLRLAEQAGWRTVFLGPATPIEKVLEAARREKADLVGVSYRLTPETGERLLAEFAEAADDLRVQGVRFVFGGTPPVAERARKLGFFDMVFDGTESPDQVLAYLKGADPTHFTEQDFPQATVERIRWKAPYPLIRHHFGLPSLEATEAGIARIAEAGVLDVISLGTDQDAQENFFHPERQDPRRRGAGGVPVRSPEDFRRLYRASRRGNFPLMRTYTGTDDFIKLAEMYVETIHIAWAAIPLFWFNRMDGRGPWDLEGSIREHQKLMAWYGERDIPVEVNEPHHWGMRDAPDVIFVVAAYLSAYNVKAMGVQDYIAQLMFNSPADLSDKMDLAKMLAVLEVIAPLADADFRIYRQTRTGLLSYPVDADYARAHLAASVYLQLALKPHIVHVVGYTEAEHAATAEEVIESCKLARRAIENALRGQPDMTRDPEVQARKEELIAEAQVTLEAIRNLAAPGVDDPLTDPTTLTKAVTTGMLDAPQLQNNPYGRGQIVTRIDERGACVTVDPETGKPLNERERLTRLGVL